A DNA window from Zingiber officinale cultivar Zhangliang chromosome 3A, Zo_v1.1, whole genome shotgun sequence contains the following coding sequences:
- the LOC122050683 gene encoding uncharacterized protein LOC122050683, giving the protein MRRSYGEGRFLASPSGIGSGVQTGRGSDLHDLYEEDVWTASPEVSHHHLSDEVVDDDDDDENDRWHDASVVSDIRWVHRKVGGLSLALEDSYRGTDARPLRKRRQSTLPASAPVDVPAWPRHHLPGSGGPPSETEEEETEEDWMPPHEYLTRAHGRRTATASVLEGAGRTLKGRDMSRVRDAVWSQTGFFG; this is encoded by the coding sequence TTCCCCCTCCGGAATCGGCTCCGGCGTCCAGACCGGAAGGGGCAGCGACCTCCACGACCTCTACGAGGAGGACGTATGGACCGCCTCTCCCGAGGTTTCCCATCACCACCTCTCCGACGAGGTCgttgacgacgacgacgacgacgaaaaCGACCGCTGGCATGACGCGAGCGTTGTCTCCGATATCCGGTGGGTTCACAGGAAGGTCGGTGGCCTTTCTCTCGCCTTAGAGGACTCCTACCGTGGCACAGACGCTCGCCCTCTGCGGAAAAGGCGGCAGTCGACGTTGCCGGCGTCGGCGCCGGTGGACGTGCCGGCCTGGCCGAGGCATCACTTGCCGGGATCGGGTGGGCCACCGTCGGAGACAGAGGAGGAGGAAACGGAGGAGGATTGGATGCCGCCGCATGAGTACTTGACGCGGGCCCACGGGCGGAGGACGGCGACGGCGTCGGTGTTGGAGGGCGCCGGGCGGACGCTCAAAGGCCGCGATATGAGCCGGGTCCGGGATGCCGTCTGGAGTCAGACCGGCTTCTTCGGCTGA